Proteins from a single region of Acidovorax sp. NCPPB 3576:
- a CDS encoding DUF6527 family protein, with the protein MMTLAQPVRMISGRYAPCAIEDATHVTLNIPGPAGRLTLPVMLKGRREGTGCWTWNGSTTAPTLRPSVLNTGHAHRCHTWITDGCAQYLDDSSHDLRGRTVPLGALEDMP; encoded by the coding sequence ATGATGACCCTGGCTCAGCCGGTGCGGATGATCTCTGGCCGCTACGCCCCATGCGCGATCGAAGATGCCACCCATGTCACGCTCAACATTCCCGGCCCGGCGGGGCGCCTCACGTTGCCAGTGATGCTGAAAGGTCGGCGCGAAGGCACGGGGTGCTGGACATGGAATGGCAGCACTACGGCGCCGACTCTGCGCCCCAGTGTGCTCAACACCGGCCACGCCCACCGGTGCCACACCTGGATCACGGACGGGTGCGCGCAATACCTTGATGACAGCTCGCACGACCTGCGCGGGCGGACCGTGCCGCTTGGCGCGTTGGAGGATATGCCATGA